One segment of Monomorium pharaonis isolate MP-MQ-018 chromosome 6, ASM1337386v2, whole genome shotgun sequence DNA contains the following:
- the LOC118646005 gene encoding uncharacterized protein LOC118646005 has translation MGNAGVFLMIGGVNGHEPKSSRKSREEERYSKRYPAHSQEEDARQLLEDSENVKGEGDVKEDLKEDLIDLIGHSREKHVVEGRNGGVEVYTRINKCSGVFAFQTEKDQDYVLHRALLSKSGQKALHKLDNIDILTVEISASKLKQQDFQFPKGSYWYSGHMMMYDSEIDHIKLTLGHHINKRKIKNAKPHIVFIYPIFKADKLIRCTEGKLREYRTYIKDLTSHKYILASTFGNLEDFLTRDGYSKRYIPSTVDKAEQILNNSEGKFCADDPKNPLISDLKKGHARSGHVERESNGVEAYSKKNKCEEKTAFRSEEDQNYVLRRALLSVGGQAALVLLNKKLYVEIGVPASQLFENGVSFPTGSIWHNGQKKRDKLQIEKVHVSLGHHRGDEKNNSAEPLVITMFPVLEIKTKRDLCHTGKEQEKAQAAPKTASATTSKPASQTPPKRATGATPKIRKTAPKTASPTTSKPASKTPKTALKTATGTIRKTGHVTTLETVHKITPTSSRKPTSKITRKTAP, from the coding sequence ATGGGCAATGCAGGAGTATTCCTTATGATTGGCGGTGTAAACGGACACGAACCTAAAAGTTCGAGAAAAAGTCGCGAAGAAGAAAGGTACTCAAAAAGATACCCAGCACACAGTCAGGAAGAAGACGCTAGACAGCTTCTGGAAGATTCAGAGAACGTAAAAGGCGAAGGTGATGTTAAGGAAGATCTTAAGGAAGATCTAATTGATCTAATAGGTCATTCTAGAGAGAAGCATGTTGTAGAAGGAAGAAATGGAGGTGTCGAAGTTTATACTAGGATAAATAAATGTTCGGGAGTATTTGCTTTTCAGACAGAAAAAGACCAAGATTATGTTCTTCATAGGGCATTGCTATCAAAATCGGGTCAAAAAGCACTACATAAACTTGacaatatagatatattaacaGTAGAAATATCTgcttcaaaattaaaacaacaaGATTTCCAATTTCCTAAAGGAAGCTATTGGTATTCGGGACACATGATGATGTATGATTCAGAAATCGatcatatcaaattaacattaggacatcatataaataaacgaaaaataaaaaatgcaaagcctcatatagtttttatttaccCAATCTTTAAAGCGgacaaattaataagatgTACTGAAGGGAAACTTCGTGAATAtcgtacatatataaaagatctaaCTAGTCACAAATATATCCTTGCATCTACATTTGGAAATCTTGAAGACTTTCTCACAAGAGATGGATACTCAAAAAGATACATACCATCTACAGTAGACAAAGCTGAACAGATTCTGAACAATTCAGAAGGCAAGTTCTGCGCAGATGATCCTAAGAACCCACTAATTTCAGATTTGAAAAAAGGCCATGCTAGAAGCGGGCATGTAGAAAGAGAAAGCAATGGTGTCGAAgcttatagtaaaaaaaataaatgtgaagAAAAAACTGCTTTTCGGTCAGAAGAAGATCAAAACTATGTCCTTCGTAGAGCATTGCTATCAGTAGGGGGTCAAGCAGCACTAGTTCttcttaacaaaaaattgtatgtagaaATCGGTGTACCAGCTTcacaattatttgaaaacggTGTCTCATTTCCTACAGGAAGCATATGGCATAATGGACAAAAAAAACGTGATAAATTACAAATCGAAAAAGTCCATGTATCTTTAGGGCATCATAGAGGTGATGAAAAGAACAATAGTGCAGAGCCTCTTGTAATAACTATGTTCCCAGTATtggaaattaaaacaaaaagagaTTTATGTCACACAGgtaaagaacaagaaaaagcTCAAGCTGCTCCTAAAACTGCCTCTGCAACTACATCTAAACCTGCTTCTCAAACTCCTCCTAAACGTGCTACTGGAGCTACTCCTAAAATTCGTAAAACTGCTCCTAAAACTGCCTCTCCAACTACATCGAAACCTGCTTCTAAAACTCCTAAAACTGCTCTAAAAACTGCTACTGGAACAATTCGTAAAACTGGCCATGTAACTACTCTTGAAACTGTTCATAAAATTACTCCTACATCTTCTCGTAAACCTACTTCCAAAATTACTCGTAAAACTGCTCCTTAA